In Stenotrophomonas sp. ESTM1D_MKCIP4_1, a single genomic region encodes these proteins:
- the murC gene encoding UDP-N-acetylmuramate--L-alanine ligase has protein sequence MIRRLHDTNDLVRAFPRVHFVGIGGTGMSGIAEVMLTLGYEVSGSDNADNAATRRLAGLGARIMRGHSAANVLGTDCVVVSSAIREDNPELMEARSQRIPIMPRAAMLAELMRFRRGIAVAGTHGKTTTTSLTAAVLSEGGLDPTFVIGGQLLAAGANAKLGGGQWLVAEADESDGSFLRLNPLMSIITNIDADHLENYGNDFARVQAAFAEFLQRLPFYGLAVLCIDDPEVAALAAKTPRHVMSYGMSPQADVRAENVVQEGSRMRFTLRLPQGTSQEVVLALPGKHNVLNALAAAAVGWQLGVAPDAIARALESFAGVGRRFNDLGEVTTASGAKVRIIDDYGHHPSELEAVFAAARGGWTDKRLVVAFQPHRYSRTRDQFDKFAAVLSSVDALVLSEVYPAGEEPIAGADSHALARAIRARGRSEPVVVGKAAELASVLPDVLQDGDLLLMMGAGDIGAVASQIAVEGFKVEGQA, from the coding sequence ATGATCCGCCGCCTGCATGACACCAACGACCTGGTGCGCGCGTTCCCGCGCGTGCATTTCGTCGGCATCGGCGGCACCGGCATGAGTGGCATCGCCGAAGTGATGCTGACGCTGGGCTATGAAGTCTCCGGTTCGGACAACGCCGACAACGCGGCCACCCGCCGCCTGGCCGGCCTGGGTGCGCGCATCATGCGCGGCCACTCGGCCGCCAACGTGCTGGGCACTGACTGCGTGGTGGTGTCCAGCGCCATCCGCGAAGACAACCCGGAACTGATGGAAGCGCGCAGCCAGCGCATTCCGATCATGCCGCGCGCGGCCATGCTGGCCGAGCTGATGCGCTTCCGCCGCGGCATCGCCGTGGCCGGCACGCACGGCAAGACCACCACCACCAGCTTGACTGCCGCGGTGCTGAGCGAAGGTGGCCTGGACCCGACCTTCGTCATCGGTGGCCAGCTGCTGGCCGCCGGTGCCAACGCCAAGCTGGGCGGTGGCCAGTGGCTGGTGGCTGAGGCCGACGAAAGCGATGGCAGCTTCCTGCGCCTGAATCCGCTGATGTCGATCATCACCAACATTGATGCCGACCATCTGGAAAACTACGGCAACGACTTCGCCCGCGTGCAGGCGGCCTTCGCCGAATTCCTGCAGCGCCTGCCGTTCTACGGCCTGGCCGTGCTGTGCATCGACGACCCGGAAGTGGCCGCGCTGGCAGCGAAGACTCCGCGCCATGTGATGAGCTACGGCATGAGCCCGCAGGCCGATGTGCGCGCCGAGAACGTGGTGCAGGAAGGCTCGCGCATGCGCTTCACCCTGCGTCTGCCGCAGGGCACCAGCCAGGAAGTGGTGCTGGCCCTGCCGGGCAAGCACAACGTGCTGAACGCGCTGGCCGCAGCCGCGGTGGGCTGGCAGCTGGGCGTCGCCCCGGATGCCATCGCACGTGCATTGGAAAGCTTTGCCGGCGTGGGCCGTCGCTTCAACGATCTGGGCGAAGTGACCACCGCCAGCGGCGCCAAGGTGCGCATCATCGACGACTACGGCCACCATCCCAGCGAGCTGGAAGCGGTGTTTGCCGCTGCCCGCGGCGGCTGGACCGACAAGCGCCTGGTGGTGGCCTTCCAGCCGCACCGTTACAGCCGTACCCGCGACCAGTTCGACAAGTTCGCTGCGGTGCTGTCCAGTGTTGATGCACTAGTGCTGAGCGAGGTCTACCCGGCCGGCGAGGAGCCGATTGCCGGTGCCGATTCGCATGCGCTGGCCCGCGCCATCCGTGCGCGCGGCCGCAGCGAGCCGGTCGTGGTTGGCAAGGCTGCCGAACTGGCCAGCGTGCTGCCGGACGTGCTGCAGGATGGTGACCTGCTGCTGATGATGGGGGCCGGTGACATCGGCGCCGTGGCCAGCCAGATCGCCGTGGAAGGTTTCAAGGTGGAGGGCCAGGCATGA
- the ftsW gene encoding putative lipid II flippase FtsW — protein MNDLSRQATRLEAIEGSYDKWLLGAIIALTGIGVVMVASSSIALMSSPFYYLNRHLIFLAVGIVLAVVAARTELKSIEQYNQILLLGCFVLLLAVFTPGLGSTVNGARRWINLGISKFQTVEAVKVLYIVWLSSYLVRFRDEVNATWPAMLKPLGVAGALVVLLLLQPDFGSSTLLLAITAGMLVLGGVNMPRMSMPVIIGLVGMSALAIIEPYRMRRITSFLDPWADQQGDGYQLSNALMAVGRGEWTGVGLGNSVQKLYYLPEAHTDFIFSVTAEEFGFLGTCVIVALYALLVGRTFWLGMRCVEMKRHFSGYIAFGIGLWISMQTFVSIGVNLGILPTKGLTLPLISSGGSSVLMTCVAMGLLLRVSYELKRAERRQAVRIGGGEDAMAAPVTEPSAPAASSAPMGAEPVAAAAPTAARGTSRLQSRIEPTFGRLS, from the coding sequence ATGAACGACCTGTCCCGCCAGGCAACACGCCTCGAAGCCATCGAAGGCAGCTACGACAAGTGGCTGCTGGGCGCGATCATCGCGCTCACGGGCATTGGCGTGGTGATGGTGGCGTCCAGCTCGATCGCGCTGATGAGCAGCCCGTTCTACTACCTCAACCGCCACCTGATCTTCCTGGCGGTGGGCATCGTGCTGGCAGTGGTGGCCGCCCGCACCGAGCTGAAGTCGATCGAGCAGTACAACCAGATCCTGCTGCTGGGCTGCTTCGTGCTGCTGCTGGCGGTGTTCACGCCCGGCCTGGGCAGCACCGTCAACGGCGCGCGCCGCTGGATCAACCTGGGCATCTCCAAGTTCCAGACGGTTGAAGCGGTGAAGGTGCTCTACATCGTCTGGCTGTCCAGCTACCTGGTGCGTTTCCGCGACGAGGTCAATGCAACCTGGCCGGCCATGCTCAAGCCGCTGGGCGTGGCCGGTGCGCTGGTCGTGCTGCTGCTGCTGCAGCCTGACTTCGGTTCGTCCACCCTGCTGCTGGCGATCACCGCCGGCATGCTGGTGCTGGGCGGGGTGAACATGCCGCGCATGTCGATGCCGGTGATCATCGGCCTGGTCGGCATGAGCGCGCTGGCGATCATCGAGCCGTACCGCATGCGCCGCATCACCTCTTTCCTGGACCCGTGGGCCGACCAGCAGGGTGACGGCTACCAGCTGTCCAACGCGCTGATGGCCGTGGGCCGTGGCGAGTGGACCGGCGTGGGCCTGGGCAATTCGGTGCAGAAGCTGTACTACCTGCCCGAAGCGCATACCGACTTCATCTTCTCGGTCACCGCCGAGGAATTCGGCTTCCTGGGCACCTGCGTGATCGTGGCCCTGTACGCGCTGCTGGTCGGCCGCACCTTCTGGCTGGGCATGCGCTGCGTTGAAATGAAGCGCCACTTCTCCGGTTACATCGCGTTCGGCATCGGCCTGTGGATCAGCATGCAGACCTTCGTCTCGATCGGCGTGAACCTGGGCATCCTGCCGACCAAGGGCCTGACCCTGCCGCTGATTTCGTCGGGCGGTTCGTCGGTGCTGATGACCTGCGTGGCGATGGGCCTGCTGCTGCGCGTGTCCTATGAACTCAAGCGCGCCGAGCGCCGCCAGGCCGTGCGTATCGGCGGTGGCGAAGACGCCATGGCTGCGCCTGTGACCGAACCGTCCGCGCCCGCTGCGAGCAGCGCGCCGATGGGGGCCGAGCCGGTGGCGGCCGCTGCACCTACCGCTGCACGTGGCACCAGCCGTCTGCAGTCGCGCATTGAACCGACCTTCGGGAGGCTGTCATGA
- the mraY gene encoding phospho-N-acetylmuramoyl-pentapeptide-transferase has translation MLYELARWLQQLESLFGLFNYQTFRAILAALTALFLSLWLGPAVIRRLAQFKGGQPIRTDGPQTHFVKAGTPTMGGSLILLTVTLSVLMWADLRNRYVWLVLAVMLCFGAIGWYDDWIKIVRRDPNGLASRWKYLLQSIFGLAAGIFLLQTADVPAALTFYIPMFKSIALPLAGISFVAIAYFWIVGFSNAVNLTDGLDGLAIMPTVLVACGLGVFAYASGNVVFANYLQIPQIPGAGELVIICAAIAGAGLGFLWFNTYPAMVFMGDIGALALGAVLGTIAVITRQELVLVIMGGVFVIETLSVMIQVASFKLTGKRVFRMAPIHHHFELKGWPEPRVIVRFWIISVVLVLIGLATLKVR, from the coding sequence ATGTTGTATGAACTGGCCCGATGGTTGCAGCAGTTGGAGAGCCTGTTCGGGCTGTTCAACTACCAGACCTTCCGCGCGATCCTGGCAGCGCTGACGGCGCTGTTCCTGTCGTTGTGGCTTGGCCCGGCGGTCATCCGCCGGCTGGCCCAGTTCAAGGGGGGCCAGCCGATCCGTACCGACGGCCCGCAGACGCACTTCGTCAAGGCCGGCACGCCCACCATGGGCGGTTCGCTGATCCTGCTGACCGTCACCCTGTCGGTGCTGATGTGGGCCGACCTGCGCAACCGCTACGTGTGGCTGGTGCTGGCGGTGATGCTGTGCTTCGGCGCCATCGGCTGGTACGACGATTGGATCAAGATCGTGCGCCGTGACCCGAACGGCCTGGCTTCGCGCTGGAAATACCTGCTGCAGTCGATTTTCGGCCTGGCGGCAGGCATCTTCCTGCTGCAGACCGCCGACGTGCCCGCCGCGCTGACCTTCTACATCCCGATGTTCAAGTCGATCGCGCTGCCGCTGGCCGGCATCAGCTTCGTGGCCATCGCTTACTTCTGGATCGTCGGCTTCTCCAACGCCGTCAACCTGACCGATGGCCTGGACGGCCTGGCGATCATGCCCACCGTGCTGGTGGCCTGTGGCCTGGGCGTGTTCGCCTACGCGTCGGGCAACGTGGTGTTCGCCAACTACCTGCAGATTCCGCAGATTCCCGGTGCCGGTGAACTGGTCATCATCTGCGCGGCCATTGCCGGTGCGGGCCTGGGCTTCCTCTGGTTCAACACCTACCCGGCCATGGTCTTCATGGGCGATATCGGCGCGCTGGCGCTGGGCGCGGTGCTGGGCACGATTGCGGTGATTACCCGCCAGGAACTGGTGCTGGTGATCATGGGGGGCGTGTTCGTCATCGAAACCCTGTCGGTGATGATCCAGGTGGCCTCGTTCAAGCTGACCGGCAAGCGGGTGTTCCGCATGGCGCCGATCCACCACCACTTCGAGCTGAAGGGCTGGCCGGAGCCGCGCGTGATCGTGCGCTTCTGGATCATCTCGGTCGTGCTCGTGCTGATCGGCCTTGCCACCCTGAAGGTGCGCTGA
- the murF gene encoding UDP-N-acetylmuramoyl-tripeptide--D-alanyl-D-alanine ligase yields MKRTLLSLIAHWAGGEIHGDDVAIDAVSNDTRSLANGSLYVALRGERFDGHDFAADAQARGASALLVERLLPLDVPQVLVADSELALAKIAAGMQRDRDTAVFAITGSNGKTSVKSLLLAILQQEAAHAHKVVYANPGNRNNEIGLPLAVIDAPEDADYAVYEMGAGKPGDIAYLTDIARPRYALVNNIAPAHLERMGSLLGVAVTKGAIYAALPADGVAVINVDDAYGRWFEQHFVGTSARCTVLRYGLDHTADVTARDIRTGAQGSQFTLVSPQGEARIALGLPGRHNISNALAAASLALAAGIDLAQVASGLAAAQPVPGRQIAHQLHNGAVLVDDSYNANPGSLAAAIDALAAAPEEGWLVLGDMRELGPDAEALHAQAGLRSRAAGLKRLYTLGPLSAAAAAAFGEGGRHFATHDALSQALQDELHAGVRCLVKGSRGSAMDLIVKALLAQGEESPHVV; encoded by the coding sequence ATGAAGCGCACCCTGCTTTCGCTGATCGCGCACTGGGCCGGTGGCGAGATCCACGGCGATGACGTGGCCATCGATGCGGTCAGCAATGACACCCGCAGCCTTGCCAACGGCAGCCTGTACGTGGCGCTGCGCGGCGAGCGGTTCGACGGCCATGATTTCGCCGCCGACGCGCAGGCGCGTGGCGCCAGCGCGCTGCTGGTCGAGCGCCTGCTGCCGCTGGACGTGCCGCAGGTGCTGGTGGCCGACAGCGAACTGGCCCTGGCGAAGATCGCCGCCGGCATGCAGCGCGACCGCGACACCGCGGTGTTCGCGATCACCGGCAGCAACGGCAAGACCAGCGTGAAGAGCCTGCTGCTGGCGATCCTGCAGCAGGAAGCCGCGCATGCCCACAAGGTGGTCTACGCCAATCCGGGCAACCGCAACAACGAGATCGGCCTGCCGCTGGCGGTGATCGATGCGCCGGAAGATGCCGACTACGCCGTCTACGAGATGGGCGCCGGCAAGCCGGGCGACATCGCCTACCTGACCGACATCGCCCGCCCGCGCTACGCGCTGGTCAACAACATTGCGCCGGCCCACCTGGAACGCATGGGCAGCCTGCTTGGCGTGGCGGTGACCAAGGGCGCGATCTACGCCGCCCTGCCGGCCGATGGTGTGGCCGTCATCAATGTCGATGATGCCTACGGCCGTTGGTTCGAGCAGCATTTCGTCGGTACCTCCGCGCGCTGCACGGTGCTGCGCTACGGCCTGGACCACACGGCCGATGTCACCGCGCGCGACATCCGCACGGGTGCGCAGGGCAGCCAGTTCACCCTGGTGTCGCCGCAGGGCGAGGCGCGCATTGCGCTGGGCCTGCCGGGCCGCCACAACATCAGCAATGCGCTGGCCGCCGCCAGCCTGGCGCTGGCCGCTGGCATCGATCTGGCGCAGGTGGCTTCGGGCCTGGCAGCCGCACAGCCGGTGCCGGGCCGCCAGATCGCCCACCAGCTGCACAACGGTGCGGTGCTGGTGGACGACAGCTACAACGCCAACCCCGGTTCGCTGGCGGCTGCCATCGATGCCCTGGCGGCCGCTCCGGAAGAGGGCTGGCTGGTGCTGGGCGACATGCGCGAGCTGGGTCCGGATGCCGAGGCCCTGCACGCACAGGCCGGCCTGCGCTCGCGCGCGGCGGGCCTCAAGCGCCTGTACACGCTGGGCCCGCTCAGTGCTGCCGCTGCCGCCGCGTTCGGCGAAGGCGGCCGTCATTTCGCCACCCATGATGCGCTGTCACAGGCGCTGCAGGATGAGTTGCACGCTGGTGTGCGCTGCCTGGTCAAGGGTTCCCGTGGCAGTGCCATGGACCTGATCGTCAAAGCGCTGCTGGCGCAAGGAGAGGAATCCCCGCATGTTGTATGA
- the murG gene encoding undecaprenyldiphospho-muramoylpentapeptide beta-N-acetylglucosaminyltransferase, whose protein sequence is MSSAPRPTSSARPVMILAGGTGGHIFPGLAVARVLRQRGVPVTWMGADGAMETRLVPQHDIPIDTLAITGLRGKGKLALLGAPWRLMRALRAAGMIIRKRQPRAVVAFGGFASGPGGMATRLHGLPLLVHEQNRAPGMTNRILSRYARRLLTGFPGTFAKGEEFVGNPVRAEIAAIAPPEQRFADRQGPLRLLVVGGSQGARALNTGVPQAIAALAGSVQVQVRHQSGEKLHGEAVQAYAEAGVQAEITPFIADMADAFAWADLVVCRAGASTLAELCAVGVGSVLVPFPAAVDDHQTRNAEYLVERGAAVLLKQDGTLADGIAALLRELSENPARRMQMAKAARALAKVDAAERIADIILEEAV, encoded by the coding sequence ATGAGCAGCGCCCCCCGCCCGACCTCCAGCGCCCGCCCGGTAATGATCCTGGCAGGGGGTACCGGTGGCCACATCTTCCCCGGCCTGGCCGTGGCCCGCGTGCTGCGCCAGCGTGGCGTGCCCGTCACCTGGATGGGGGCTGACGGTGCGATGGAAACCCGCCTGGTACCGCAGCACGACATTCCGATCGACACCCTGGCCATCACCGGCCTGCGCGGCAAGGGCAAGCTGGCCCTGCTGGGTGCACCGTGGCGGCTGATGCGCGCGCTGCGCGCGGCCGGCATGATCATCCGCAAGCGCCAGCCGCGTGCCGTGGTCGCCTTCGGTGGCTTCGCCTCCGGCCCGGGCGGAATGGCCACGCGCCTGCATGGCCTGCCGTTGCTGGTGCACGAGCAGAACCGTGCGCCGGGCATGACCAACCGCATCCTGTCCCGCTACGCGCGGCGCCTGCTGACCGGCTTCCCGGGCACCTTCGCCAAGGGCGAGGAGTTCGTGGGCAACCCGGTGCGCGCGGAAATCGCCGCCATTGCGCCGCCGGAACAGCGCTTCGCCGATCGCCAGGGCCCGCTGCGGCTGCTGGTGGTGGGCGGCAGCCAGGGCGCGCGTGCACTCAATACCGGTGTGCCGCAGGCCATCGCCGCGCTGGCGGGCAGCGTGCAGGTGCAGGTGCGCCACCAGAGCGGTGAAAAGCTGCATGGTGAAGCCGTGCAGGCGTATGCCGAAGCGGGCGTGCAGGCTGAGATCACGCCGTTCATTGCCGACATGGCCGATGCCTTCGCCTGGGCCGACCTGGTGGTGTGCCGCGCCGGCGCGTCCACCCTGGCCGAGCTGTGCGCGGTGGGTGTGGGCAGCGTGCTGGTGCCGTTCCCTGCTGCCGTCGACGATCACCAGACCCGCAATGCGGAGTACCTGGTCGAGCGTGGCGCGGCCGTGTTGCTGAAGCAGGATGGAACGCTGGCCGACGGCATTGCCGCACTGCTGCGCGAACTGTCCGAAAATCCCGCCCGCCGCATGCAGATGGCGAAAGCCGCGCGTGCGCTGGCCAAGGTCGATGCCGCCGAGCGCATCGCCGATATCATTCTTGAGGAAGCAGTATGA